A region of the Arenibacter antarcticus genome:
CGGCTTGGAGTTGACTAATAATAGTATAGAAAAAACACTTTATGATTACCAGGAAGAAGATCTCCAAAATATTTTTAAATGTTTGGAGGATTCACCTAGTGATTTTAACCTTTTATACCAGTTACCTACAGGGGGTGGAAAAACTGTCGTATTCTCGGAAATTGCTAGAAGGTATATTCGAAAACACAATAAAAAAGTAGTAGTCCTTACCCATAGAATTGAATTGAGTAGTCAGACCTCCAGAATGCTTAAAGGGTTTGGGGTAAAGAACAAAATAATAAATAGCGAGGTTAAGGAATTGCACGATCAGGACCAATATATGTGTTTTGTAGCAATGGTGGAGACCCTAAACAATAGGTTACAGGACGATAAAGTTAAAATAAATGATATTGGACTAGTAATTATTGACGAGGCCCACTACAACTCGTTTAGAAAATTATTCAAATATTTTAAAAATTCAATTATCCTTGGGGTCACTGCAACTCCCCTCAGTTCTAACATTAAACTTCCCATGAAGGACCACTATCAGAAATTGATCGTGGGGAAATCCATTACTTCATTAATAGAAAAGGAATTTCTGGCCAATGCCAATATGTATAATTATGACGTTAGCCTTAAGAGTCTAAAATTAGGGATCAACGGAGACTATACGGTGAAATCCTCGGATGAACTTTATGGGAATCTGAGCATGCTTTCCAAACTGGTAAATGCCTATGAGGAAATTGCCAAAGGGACCAAAACGTTAATTTTCAATAACGGGATAAACACTTCCTTATATGTTTATGAGACCTTTAAAAAAGCAGGCTACAATATTCGCCATTTGGACAATAAGAATAATGCAACGGAACGAAAAGATATCCTAAAATGGTTTTCCAACACTCCAGATGCCATACTTACTTCGGTAAGCATATTGACTACTGGTTTTGACGAACCTACGGTGGAGACCATTATATTGAATAGGGCTACCAAGTCGCTCACGCTTTATTTTCAAATGATCGGTAGGGGGTCTAGGATTCTTCCTAACAAGAACGAATTTACCGTCATTGATATGGGAAATAATGTGGCCAGATTTGGAATGTGGAACGCCCCTATAGATTGGCAGGAAATATTTCATTTTCCGGATTTTTATTTAGAAAATATTAAAAATGATGAGGATATAGAGAAGGATTTTGTTTATGAAAT
Encoded here:
- a CDS encoding DEAD/DEAH box helicase, encoding MELTNNSIEKTLYDYQEEDLQNIFKCLEDSPSDFNLLYQLPTGGGKTVVFSEIARRYIRKHNKKVVVLTHRIELSSQTSRMLKGFGVKNKIINSEVKELHDQDQYMCFVAMVETLNNRLQDDKVKINDIGLVIIDEAHYNSFRKLFKYFKNSIILGVTATPLSSNIKLPMKDHYQKLIVGKSITSLIEKEFLANANMYNYDVSLKSLKLGINGDYTVKSSDELYGNLSMLSKLVNAYEEIAKGTKTLIFNNGINTSLYVYETFKKAGYNIRHLDNKNNATERKDILKWFSNTPDAILTSVSILTTGFDEPTVETIILNRATKSLTLYFQMIGRGSRILPNKNEFTVIDMGNNVARFGMWNAPIDWQEIFHFPDFYLENIKNDEDIEKDFVYEMPPDLQKLFSRSKNIEFDIKAEYKRVFAQGKKSKTVLENSIEQHANICVENSEDVFDARILAKKLKDEIAYRVRQYSYCIMNNTKNYKEWLEEDYERKLRSKISQKFAQKI